One window of Chloroflexota bacterium genomic DNA carries:
- the gmhB gene encoding D-glycero-beta-D-manno-heptose 1,7-bisphosphate 7-phosphatase gives MTTRRAIFLDRDGVINVNRADHVKSWDEFVFLPGALEALRDLAASEFVIIVTTNQAAIARGMTSEVVVRDIHARMSTAIARAGGRVDAIYFCPHRPEDACACRKPETGMYRDAARALGIDTTRSYVIGDAQADVDAARAIGAQGILVLTGRGGEHHSQMQACARNDYVVVADLPRAVEWIRQRETWR, from the coding sequence GTGACCACCCGCCGCGCGATCTTTCTCGACCGCGATGGCGTGATCAACGTCAACCGCGCCGATCACGTCAAATCCTGGGACGAATTTGTGTTTCTCCCCGGCGCGCTTGAAGCGTTGCGCGACCTTGCCGCGAGCGAATTCGTGATCATCGTGACGACGAACCAAGCCGCAATCGCGCGCGGCATGACGAGCGAAGTGGTCGTGCGCGACATTCACGCGCGGATGTCCACGGCGATTGCGCGCGCCGGCGGACGCGTGGACGCGATTTATTTTTGTCCGCATCGTCCCGAAGACGCGTGCGCGTGTCGCAAACCTGAAACGGGAATGTATCGCGACGCAGCGCGCGCGCTGGGCATTGACACGACGCGCTCGTACGTCATCGGCGACGCGCAGGCGGACGTGGACGCGGCGCGCGCGATTGGCGCGCAGGGCATTCTCGTGTTGACCGGGCGCGGCGGCGAGCACCACAGCCAAATGCAGGCGTGCGCGCGGAACGATTACGTGGTCGTCGCGGATTTGCCCCGCGCGGTCGAATGGATTCGGCAGAGAGAAACGTGGCGATGA
- a CDS encoding O-antigen ligase family protein — MDSAERNVAMIERGARGLLRLEFVLLAAIYFYFVISDRTPLVAWIVIALIWIARVTTQGIRRTPFDLPIVILLALLPVSLAVSTNWSLSVPKVYGVVLSALFFYALVNQVATRDDLNNTMFWLVVVFAAIALAGIIGTDWAQNKIVSATWLYDRLPRFIQGIPRSIAGGFARNGVGGTLALTIPFLAALASQYSVFRVQYSVFSVQYSDKKRLNTEYWTLNTVVLVALVLSLVALALTQSRGGMLGTAVGLLAIAIWRERRFAWLIVAGALALGVLFALGYGDALLAFILRMDAGAGTFASRLEVWSRGVMMVQDFPYTGIGIGTYNDLAHALYPFFIAAPDEVVAHAHNNFLQVAVDLGIPGLIAYTALMTLFVILAWRAYRALPEARALIVGVSAGMLAHQVFGLTDAFMLGTKPGVLMWIFLALVAALDRQRVMDERT; from the coding sequence ATGGATTCGGCAGAGAGAAACGTGGCGATGATCGAGCGCGGCGCGCGCGGACTGCTCCGCCTCGAATTTGTTTTGCTCGCGGCGATTTATTTCTACTTTGTGATTTCCGACCGGACGCCACTCGTCGCGTGGATCGTGATCGCGCTTATCTGGATCGCGCGCGTGACGACGCAAGGAATTCGGCGCACACCTTTCGATTTGCCCATCGTGATCCTGCTCGCGCTGTTGCCGGTCAGTCTCGCGGTCTCGACGAACTGGTCACTCAGCGTGCCGAAAGTATACGGCGTGGTGTTGAGCGCGCTGTTTTTTTATGCGCTCGTCAATCAAGTTGCTACGCGCGACGATTTGAACAATACGATGTTCTGGCTGGTGGTTGTGTTTGCCGCGATTGCGCTCGCGGGAATCATCGGCACGGATTGGGCGCAAAACAAGATCGTTTCGGCGACCTGGCTGTACGACCGATTGCCGCGCTTCATTCAAGGGATTCCGCGTTCGATTGCCGGCGGGTTCGCACGCAACGGCGTCGGCGGCACGCTCGCGTTGACGATTCCATTTCTCGCGGCGCTCGCTAGCCAGTATTCAGTGTTCAGAGTGCAGTATTCAGTATTCAGTGTTCAGTATTCAGATAAGAAGAGACTGAACACGGAATACTGGACACTGAACACTGTTGTTCTCGTTGCGCTCGTCTTGTCGCTTGTCGCGCTCGCGCTGACGCAATCACGCGGCGGGATGCTAGGCACGGCGGTCGGTTTGCTCGCCATTGCGATTTGGCGCGAGCGACGCTTTGCGTGGCTCATCGTCGCGGGCGCGCTCGCGCTCGGCGTGCTGTTCGCGCTGGGCTATGGCGACGCGCTGCTCGCGTTCATCTTGCGAATGGACGCGGGGGCGGGAACATTCGCGAGCCGGCTCGAAGTGTGGTCGCGCGGCGTGATGATGGTGCAGGATTTTCCGTACACCGGGATCGGCATCGGCACGTACAACGACCTCGCGCACGCGCTCTATCCGTTTTTCATCGCCGCGCCGGACGAAGTCGTCGCGCACGCGCACAATAATTTTTTGCAGGTTGCCGTGGATTTGGGTATTCCTGGGTTGATCGCGTACACCGCGTTGATGACACTGTTCGTCATTCTCGCATGGCGCGCCTATCGCGCGTTGCCGGAAGCGCGCGCGCTGATTGTCGGAGTGTCGGCGGGGATGCTCGCGCATCAAGTCTTTGGCTTGACGGATGCGTTCATGCTCGGCACCAAGCCAGGTGTGTTGATGTGGATTTTTCTCGCGCTCGTCGCGGCGCTCGACCGCCAGCGCGTGATGGATGAACGAACGTGA